Part of the Schaalia odontolytica genome is shown below.
GGGTCCGTGCTGGTCAATCCCCTCGGCAACGACTATGACCCCGCCGGAGGGATGCTCTCCGTGACCTCGGTGGATACATCGAAGGCGCCCGAGATCGAGGTCGCGCTCATCGAACGTCACCTCCTGCGAATCACTGCCCACGCGGGCATCGATAAGACGGCGACCTTCTCCTACACGGTTTCCAACGGCCAGGGAAACGCCACCGCCGAGGTGACGGTGATTCCCGGCGCTTCGGATCGTTCCGACCTGCCGCCCATCCTGGCGCCCGACCGGGCAAAGGTGCGCGTCGGCGACGTCGGAACCGCGTCGGTCCTGTCCAACGACCGCTCCCCGGCCGGCCTGAGCCTCCAGGTCGAGTCGACCCTCGAGTACGACCACGCCTCGTCGGTTGGGACGCCCTTTGTGACGGGTAACCAGGTGCGCCTTGAGGCGGGAACGAGTCCCGGGCTTCTCGAGGTCGTCTACTCGGTCATCGACTCCGCCGGCAACCGCGCCTCCAGCACCGTCACCTTCGAGGTCATCCCGGACACCGAGAGCAACGAGGCCCCCCGTCCGAGGACCCTCAACGCGTGGACGAGCGCCGGCCAGGCCGTGACGATTCCCGTCACGCTGAGCGGCATCGATCCCGATGGCGACTCGGTGACGCTGGTCGGCGTGGACTCCTCGCCGACCCAGGGCGTGGCCACCGCCTCGGCCACCTGGATCGACTACACCCCCAACCGCGGGGCGGTGGGCACCGACACCTTCACCTACACGGTCGAAGACCGCAAGGGAGCGCGCGCCTCCGCCCGCGTGCGCGTCGCGATCTCCCCGTCACCCACCTCCAACCAGAACCCCGTGGCCGTCCCGGACACCGTGCAGGCTCGCCCTGATCGCGTCCTCAACATCAACGTCCTGTCCAACGACGTCGATCCCGACGGCGACACGCTCTCCCTGGACGAGGACGGCCTGACGACGGCCACGCCCGCGCTCAATCCGCAGGTCCGCTCCGCGACCACGATCTCCGTGCGCACCCCATCCGAACCCGGCAGCTACGCGGTCGCCTACACGGTCTCGGACGGCCGAGGCGGCTCCGCCACCGGTTTGGCCACCATCTACGTATCCGAGGACGTCCCCCTCAAGGCCCCCGTCGCCCGCGACGACTACGTGGCCTACACGGAGCTGCCCGAGGACGGGTCGGCCGTGCGCGTGCGCGTCGTCGACAACGACGACGACCCCGACGGGTCGGTTGACGAGCTGAAGGTCACCACCGGCGAGTCCGGGGTGAACGTGAGCGGCCAGGACCTGCTCATCCCGGTCTCCGACCAGCTGCGCCTCGTCGTCTACACGATCACCGACCGCGACGGACTGACCAACTCCGCCGTCGTCACCGTGCCCGGACGCAACGGCACCGCGCCCTTCCTGAACAACGCGAACCTCCCGATCGAGGTGGACGCGGGATCCCAGCGCACGATCTCCCTCTCCGACTACGTCATCGTGCGATCGGGGCGCTCTGCGCAGCTGGTGGAGGGGTCCTCTCCGGCCGCCCAGGCGGGGCTGACGTCGGTGAGCGCCGAGGGCGCGACGCAGTTGACGATCAGCGCGGCCGAGAGCTTCTCCGGAAACACGGCATTCACCATTCAGGTCAGCGATGGGGATGACGCGGGCGCTCTGTCATCGAGCCTGTCCGTGCCCGTTCGAGTGCGCGCGACCCAGAACCAGCCGCCCACCTTCACCCCGACCGGCGTGCGCGTCGAGGCCGGGGGCGAGGCCGTCACCCAGAACCTGGCGCTCGGAGTCACCGACCCCGAGGGCGGCGACCCCTCGACCTTCACGTACGCGGTGGGGAGCGTTCCCGACGGCATCAGCGCCTCGGTGTCGGGTTCGACCCTCACCGTGACCGCGGCCCAGGACACGGCCCGAGGCCCGGCCGGATCCATCGGGGTCAGCGTGACCGACACGGACGGAAACTCGGTGTCGGGTTCCGTCCCCGTCGAGGTCGTGTCCTCCTCCAAGCCTCACGTCAGCGCGCCTGACTACCAGGAACGGGGCCGGGTCGGCGAAACGGTGAGGGTGGACGTCGCCTCCCGGGCCATCAACCCCTTCCCCGATTCCCCGCTCACCCTCGAGGGCGCGGTCATGGGCCTGGGAGGCGGGCAGGTGCGCGCCGAGGGAACGGTCGTGTCGATCACCCCCGACGAGGTGGGAACCATCAAGGTCACCTACCGCCTCAACGACTACCTGGGCGACCCGTCTCGCTCGGCCCAGGGCAACATCGTCGTCACCGTCGTCGGCGCGCCGGGTGCCCCCACGGGAGTGCGCGCCGAGGCGAGGGGGACGAGCGGCGCTCGCGTGACCTTCACCCCGGGCGCGGCCAACGGCGCCACCGTCACCGGCTACCGGGTGCTCGACGCGGACTCGGGCCAGCAGGTGTCGGCCACCTGCACCGCCGGCTCGTGTACGGTCGATGGTCTCAGCGCCGGTCGCGGCTACTCCTTCTCCGTTGTCGCCACCAGCAGCGAGGGCAACTCAGAGCCCTCCGCGCCCTCGAATACGATCAAGACGGTGGGCAAGCCCAGCCAGATGGTTGCGCCCAAGGTGGAGGCCGGTGACTCGGTGTTGAAGGTCTCGTGGGTGGCACCGGAGAATGACGGCGGGTCGAAGATCGACCACTACGAGGTCCAGGTCAACACCGACGAACCGATCACCGTGCATGGACTGTCGACCACGCTCTCCGTGGTCAACGGGCATGACTACGCCGTTCGGGTCCGGGCCGTCAACGGCGAGGGTCAGGCCGGACCGTGGTCCTCGCCCACCATCGGACGCCCCCACCCCTCGCACGTCGCCCCCGATGAGCCGGTGGTCACCGTGACCACCGAACGCTGGGAGGGACAGGGCCAGATCGTGGCGAAGGTCTTCGTCTCGTGGACGGTCGGCAACAGCGGCGGCAGCGGATGGGGGACAACCACCGTCACCGTCAACGGCGAGTCTTACAACGTTACGGCGGACGAGGACCAGCGTAAGACTAAGAAGGTGGTCCTCGAGGACTCGGTGACCTTAGCGACCGTGACCGTCACCGTGCGCAACGCCGAGGGCGACGCCACCACGTCGGCCCCCCAGACCGTGCGCATCCCGCCGAACCCGAACACCCCGCCCTTCGAGATCGACCCGCCGACGATCACGGCGACGGGTAACTCCGGCCAGCTCCACGCCACGAACGTCAACGTCAAGCCCGGACGCGGCTACCTCGCCAACGAGCTCACCGTGTTCTGGGGAACGAGCGGCGCCGACTGCTCCGCCAAGGCCCGCTCTAACGACACCAACCGCAGGGTCCAGGGCACGAACTTCGTGTGGTTCGGGGGAGATGAGGCTAACGGGGTTCCGCAGAACTTCTACTTCTGCCAGATC
Proteins encoded:
- a CDS encoding Ig-like domain-containing protein; the protein is MLVVVALCIAGVIYRGAEVTQVNVNDGGIWVTNKSKQMVGHLDYEARILDGALRTEATNFDVGQAAETVTVSDLSSLTVAPVNVTQVALGAPTALPAGSIAMQGGDVLGVLNAADGTLWTTSASSPSPSNLAESAALASNMGASAFVTGEDGSVYSLSASGTLTTVKHRGSVDETKTSQVAGISEDARLSMTVVGDQVVALDAASNTLYLPGNKTLDLGAAGVESGGVLQQAGPKDDSVLLATATSLVAIPLAGGRPSITPAAEGSPSGIPAAPVRHEGCAYGAWSGSGAYVRSCKDPSSNKQMVVDTLTSAREVVFRTNRKAIVLNDVAEGDVWLPDSNMVLMDNWDEVENQLEESEEEQDSPELTNEVADPQQREENTPPEAVDDEFGIRPGRSTVLPVLDNDSDLDGDVLTATPTSQPGWGSVVVARSGRALQIEDVSADQSGSTSFTYDASDGQASASARVQVTVHPYGQNEAPVQVRSSSVKIGVGARIQYQALSDWRDPDGDPIYLKDVQAPTGLNVSFVEDGTVTINEEGSSAGPKTVVLTVADDQGAEARGELVVNVQEAGNLPPSANGDLFQAHPGETVTLDPLRNDTDPNGDPLSLAAVSGAPSGVTLTPDLDRGTIDFRAQQPGSYSFAYTVSDGIATTLGIIRVEVVAASSVRPVAENDTAVLPQGGSVLVNPLGNDYDPAGGMLSVTSVDTSKAPEIEVALIERHLLRITAHAGIDKTATFSYTVSNGQGNATAEVTVIPGASDRSDLPPILAPDRAKVRVGDVGTASVLSNDRSPAGLSLQVESTLEYDHASSVGTPFVTGNQVRLEAGTSPGLLEVVYSVIDSAGNRASSTVTFEVIPDTESNEAPRPRTLNAWTSAGQAVTIPVTLSGIDPDGDSVTLVGVDSSPTQGVATASATWIDYTPNRGAVGTDTFTYTVEDRKGARASARVRVAISPSPTSNQNPVAVPDTVQARPDRVLNINVLSNDVDPDGDTLSLDEDGLTTATPALNPQVRSATTISVRTPSEPGSYAVAYTVSDGRGGSATGLATIYVSEDVPLKAPVARDDYVAYTELPEDGSAVRVRVVDNDDDPDGSVDELKVTTGESGVNVSGQDLLIPVSDQLRLVVYTITDRDGLTNSAVVTVPGRNGTAPFLNNANLPIEVDAGSQRTISLSDYVIVRSGRSAQLVEGSSPAAQAGLTSVSAEGATQLTISAAESFSGNTAFTIQVSDGDDAGALSSSLSVPVRVRATQNQPPTFTPTGVRVEAGGEAVTQNLALGVTDPEGGDPSTFTYAVGSVPDGISASVSGSTLTVTAAQDTARGPAGSIGVSVTDTDGNSVSGSVPVEVVSSSKPHVSAPDYQERGRVGETVRVDVASRAINPFPDSPLTLEGAVMGLGGGQVRAEGTVVSITPDEVGTIKVTYRLNDYLGDPSRSAQGNIVVTVVGAPGAPTGVRAEARGTSGARVTFTPGAANGATVTGYRVLDADSGQQVSATCTAGSCTVDGLSAGRGYSFSVVATSSEGNSEPSAPSNTIKTVGKPSQMVAPKVEAGDSVLKVSWVAPENDGGSKIDHYEVQVNTDEPITVHGLSTTLSVVNGHDYAVRVRAVNGEGQAGPWSSPTIGRPHPSHVAPDEPVVTVTTERWEGQGQIVAKVFVSWTVGNSGGSGWGTTTVTVNGESYNVTADEDQRKTKKVVLEDSVTLATVTVTVRNAEGDATTSAPQTVRIPPNPNTPPFEIDPPTITATGNSGQLHATNVNVKPGRGYLANELTVFWGTSGADCSAKARSNDTNRRVQGTNFVWFGGDEANGVPQNFYFCQISTSGLVSSAIRVTGTPRNDHAVPDKDWANIEIRADYVPYPDGGFAVGIRRTKETEGLCTYGCRLKVVDSATGQTIYKQSDAVISPTETPGLRVEGSILPVDEPYRVALYITLSTGKEIIKYMH